Proteins found in one Pontibacter sp. SGAir0037 genomic segment:
- a CDS encoding triple tyrosine motif-containing protein: MPIKSKYTLLVLILIFKVVAVFAQSGIIQNVGVPYVQNYTKYAYKSGNQNWSLVRGENGVMYYGNSDGLLSFDGNKWQLYKMPHNIIVRAVTTDKSGKVYTGGYGEFGYWDYDTNGKFVYSSFIDLIPKAERPTDEIWKIYTDGNRVLFQSFSRIYIYENNRFTVVRGNNSFLFLHKVGNRFFVEVLSEGLYELKGNALSFVEHSDKLGTSGVLSILPYKKNSYLIGTAKSGLFIYDGVDVKPWLNEGDNFLKTYQLNNGSFVLNKYYAFGTILNGIIILDEEGRIVQQINKSSGLQNNTVLSLYLDKEYNLWAGLDNGIDRIEINSPLYFYFDKVGRFGTVYSSIIYQDKIYLGTNQGLFYSEWADNNKSFYQSFDFKLIPNSQGQVWDLTLIDGQLICGHNNGTFRIEGTKIIPISNVNGGWTIKKFTQNSDKLIQGTYTGLVLYAKDESGKWKFSHKLENYGEPSTYVEMDNSGSIWASHPNKGLYRLIVDKDFKQVTQSKNFGKEQGLPSDFNINIFKVNNRIIFSTAKGFFIYDDISDKFMPYNQLNEKLGTFASSNKVIKAADQKYWFINHGKVALVNMAQPGRLEINTSPFSVLNGRMVQHYENISRISNTLYLISIDDGFVIYNQEAANQFKATPLPPVLVTQIENITDKSTVISELGHKGRPIRLPFTENNIRISYALPYYSQATVKFQYFLEGYSNNWSEWNFEIQKEFTNLAQGDYTFQVRAKVNENQLSETTSFQFSVLPPWYATYWAKIIYALILLAIIFLVRYLFNRKLRRDKIMLEQKLEQEKEEYKRQQQIETEQKLVKLKNEQLEVDLAGKSRELANSALNIVYKNELLQTIKDEVLHLNDLSDKSLPQDQFKKIQKIIDEGMSDEQDWQLFESSFNEAHENYFKKLKADHPDLTPNDLKLCAFLRMNMNSKEIASLLNITVRGVELRRYRLRKRLNLEHETNLTEYLLNV; the protein is encoded by the coding sequence ATGCCCATCAAAAGCAAATACACTCTTCTGGTTCTAATTCTGATCTTCAAAGTAGTTGCCGTTTTTGCCCAATCAGGAATAATACAAAACGTAGGTGTGCCCTATGTGCAGAACTATACGAAATATGCCTACAAATCCGGAAATCAGAACTGGTCTCTGGTAAGAGGGGAAAATGGTGTAATGTATTATGGAAACTCAGACGGATTGCTCTCATTCGATGGGAACAAGTGGCAACTGTATAAAATGCCGCATAACATTATTGTTAGAGCAGTTACCACAGATAAATCAGGTAAAGTTTATACCGGCGGGTATGGAGAATTCGGATACTGGGATTATGATACCAATGGTAAATTCGTCTATAGCTCCTTCATAGATCTCATTCCTAAAGCAGAAAGACCCACTGATGAAATTTGGAAAATCTATACAGATGGAAATCGGGTATTATTCCAGTCATTCTCCAGAATATACATCTATGAAAATAACAGATTTACGGTTGTAAGAGGCAATAATTCCTTTTTGTTTCTGCATAAGGTTGGCAACAGATTCTTTGTAGAGGTTCTTTCTGAAGGTTTATACGAATTGAAAGGTAATGCTTTGAGCTTTGTTGAGCACAGTGACAAGTTAGGGACGTCCGGGGTTTTATCAATTCTCCCTTACAAGAAGAACAGTTATCTAATTGGTACTGCTAAGAGCGGCTTATTTATTTATGATGGTGTTGATGTGAAGCCCTGGTTAAATGAAGGGGATAATTTTCTAAAGACCTATCAATTAAACAATGGCTCCTTTGTGCTGAACAAGTACTATGCCTTCGGAACCATCCTAAACGGCATTATAATTCTTGATGAAGAAGGCAGAATAGTGCAACAGATCAATAAATCGAGTGGCTTGCAAAACAATACAGTTCTTAGCCTGTACCTGGACAAGGAATACAACCTGTGGGCTGGACTGGATAATGGGATAGACAGAATAGAGATCAATTCTCCGCTGTACTTTTATTTTGATAAAGTAGGTCGCTTTGGAACAGTTTATTCCAGCATTATTTACCAAGATAAAATTTACTTAGGAACTAACCAGGGACTATTTTATAGTGAATGGGCTGATAATAATAAAAGCTTTTATCAATCTTTCGATTTTAAGCTGATTCCTAACTCTCAAGGGCAGGTGTGGGATCTTACATTAATTGATGGTCAGTTGATTTGTGGCCATAATAACGGCACTTTTAGAATCGAGGGTACGAAAATTATACCAATTTCTAATGTTAATGGTGGCTGGACAATTAAGAAGTTCACGCAAAATTCAGACAAGCTTATTCAAGGTACCTATACTGGTCTGGTTTTATATGCAAAAGACGAGTCAGGTAAATGGAAGTTCTCTCATAAATTAGAAAACTATGGAGAGCCGTCTACTTATGTGGAGATGGACAATTCTGGCAGTATATGGGCTAGCCACCCGAACAAAGGTCTTTACAGGCTTATAGTAGATAAAGACTTTAAGCAGGTAACGCAAAGCAAAAACTTTGGGAAGGAGCAGGGGCTGCCAAGTGATTTCAACATTAATATTTTCAAAGTTAATAATCGGATTATCTTTTCTACTGCCAAGGGCTTTTTCATTTATGATGATATAAGTGATAAGTTTATGCCTTATAACCAGTTAAACGAGAAGTTAGGAACCTTTGCATCTTCTAACAAAGTGATAAAAGCGGCAGACCAAAAATATTGGTTTATTAACCACGGAAAGGTAGCACTGGTAAATATGGCACAGCCAGGGAGGCTGGAGATTAATACAAGCCCGTTTAGTGTACTGAACGGAAGGATGGTGCAGCACTACGAGAATATTAGCAGGATCAGCAATACACTTTACCTGATCAGCATTGATGATGGTTTTGTGATTTATAACCAGGAAGCAGCCAATCAGTTTAAGGCTACACCATTACCTCCTGTGCTGGTGACACAAATAGAGAACATCACAGATAAGTCTACAGTTATAAGTGAGCTTGGGCACAAAGGACGACCTATTAGATTACCCTTCACTGAAAATAATATTCGTATTTCTTACGCATTGCCTTATTATAGCCAGGCAACTGTTAAATTTCAGTATTTTCTTGAAGGGTACTCTAACAACTGGTCGGAATGGAATTTTGAAATTCAAAAGGAATTTACAAACCTGGCCCAGGGTGACTATACCTTTCAGGTCAGAGCAAAAGTTAATGAGAATCAGCTTTCTGAAACGACCAGCTTTCAATTTTCAGTACTTCCTCCTTGGTATGCCACATATTGGGCTAAAATTATCTACGCTTTAATTTTGCTAGCCATTATTTTTTTAGTCAGGTATCTATTTAACAGGAAATTACGCCGTGATAAAATTATGCTGGAGCAGAAACTTGAACAGGAAAAGGAGGAGTACAAGCGGCAGCAGCAAATTGAAACCGAACAGAAGCTGGTAAAACTCAAAAACGAACAGCTGGAGGTTGATTTAGCTGGTAAGAGCAGGGAATTGGCTAACTCTGCTCTGAATATTGTCTACAAAAATGAGTTGCTGCAAACTATCAAAGATGAGGTGCTGCATCTTAATGACTTGTCAGACAAATCACTCCCTCAGGATCAATTTAAAAAAATTCAGAAGATTATTGATGAAGGTATGAGTGATGAGCAGGACTGGCAGCTTTTTGAGAGTAGTTTTAACGAAGCACATGAAAATTACTTTAAAAAATTAAAAGCAGATCACCCTGATCTAACTCCCAACGATTTAAAGCTTTGTGCTTTCTTGCGGATGAACATGAATAGTAAAGAAATAGCTTCTTTACTTAACATTACGGTACGGGGAGTAGAATTAAGGCGATACAGGTTAAGAAAGCGCTTGAACCTAGAACATGAAACGAACCTAACAGAGTATTTGCTGAACGTATAG
- a CDS encoding NAD-dependent succinate-semialdehyde dehydrogenase — MDKKNLLKTEAYINGQWVKAKSGKTFDVKNPATGEVIASVTDLNREDVRHAIDAADAAWLSFKETTAKERATLLRNWFNLMMEHQEELAYIMTIESGKVLSESLGEVNYAASFIEWFAEEAKRTYGDVIPAPAKDKRIVVIKQSVGVAAAITPWNFPMAMITRKVGPALAAGSPVVVKPPHETPLTALALSVLAEKAGFPPGVYNTVPSTESSEIGKELCENPKVRKLSFTGSTPVGKILMSQSASTLKKLSLELGGNAPFIVFDDADLDAAVKGAVQSKFRHNGQTCVCVNRILVQDKVYDAFVAKFTQAVSELKIGSGLDKNVQLGPLISEKAVKKVTEHVEDAVAKGAKLTYGGEPLEGLFYKPTVIANATKDMLIAREEVFGPVAPVFRFHTEEEAIQMANDTEYGLASYFYSKDVNRCWRVAEALEYGMVGINEGLISTEVAPFGGIKESGFGREGSKYGIDYFMEIKYLCFGGVTS; from the coding sequence ATGGATAAGAAAAATCTGCTTAAAACGGAAGCATATATAAATGGGCAATGGGTAAAAGCTAAAAGCGGGAAAACGTTTGATGTAAAAAATCCGGCGACAGGAGAAGTGATTGCCTCTGTAACAGATTTAAACAGAGAAGATGTACGCCATGCTATTGATGCTGCGGATGCTGCATGGCTATCCTTTAAAGAAACGACAGCAAAAGAGCGAGCTACCCTACTCAGGAATTGGTTTAACCTGATGATGGAGCACCAGGAAGAACTGGCTTATATCATGACCATCGAATCAGGAAAGGTTCTTTCTGAAAGTTTAGGAGAAGTAAACTATGCTGCCTCTTTTATAGAATGGTTTGCAGAAGAAGCCAAACGCACTTACGGTGATGTAATTCCTGCTCCGGCAAAAGACAAAAGAATTGTGGTGATTAAGCAGTCAGTGGGTGTAGCAGCCGCTATTACTCCCTGGAATTTTCCTATGGCTATGATCACCCGTAAAGTTGGGCCAGCCCTGGCTGCGGGCAGCCCAGTAGTTGTAAAGCCTCCTCATGAAACACCCTTAACAGCTTTAGCATTGTCTGTTCTGGCGGAAAAAGCGGGATTTCCTCCCGGTGTTTATAATACAGTACCTTCAACAGAAAGCAGCGAAATAGGCAAAGAACTATGTGAAAACCCGAAGGTGCGTAAACTTTCATTCACAGGTTCTACTCCTGTAGGCAAGATTTTGATGAGCCAAAGTGCTTCTACCTTAAAAAAGCTTTCGCTGGAGCTAGGCGGTAACGCTCCCTTTATTGTGTTTGATGACGCCGATCTTGACGCTGCTGTAAAAGGGGCCGTTCAGTCTAAGTTCCGGCATAATGGACAGACCTGCGTTTGTGTAAACAGGATACTGGTGCAGGACAAGGTATACGATGCCTTCGTCGCTAAATTCACCCAGGCTGTATCTGAACTTAAGATTGGGAGCGGACTAGATAAAAATGTACAGTTGGGGCCGCTTATCAGCGAGAAAGCTGTAAAAAAAGTAACAGAACATGTCGAAGATGCTGTTGCTAAAGGAGCAAAGCTGACTTATGGAGGAGAGCCTCTCGAAGGATTGTTTTACAAGCCAACCGTAATAGCCAATGCCACTAAAGACATGCTCATTGCACGTGAAGAGGTTTTTGGACCTGTGGCTCCTGTTTTCAGGTTTCATACAGAAGAAGAAGCTATACAAATGGCAAATGATACCGAGTATGGCCTGGCTTCATACTTCTACAGCAAAGATGTAAACCGTTGCTGGCGTGTAGCAGAGGCTTTAGAATATGGCATGGTTGGTATCAACGAAGGTTTAATTTCAACGGAAGTAGCACCTTTCGGAGGCATAAAAGAATCAGGTTTCGGAAGGGAGGGTTCTAAATACGGCATAGATTATTTTATGGAAATAAAGTACCTGTGCTTTGGTGGCGTTACTTCATAA
- a CDS encoding RNA polymerase sigma factor, with amino-acid sequence MPLAEADIWIGIKNGSEQAFQDLFDVHWQRCFALSYKLLRDREAAEDLVQDVFVDLWTRKKHLLIHNTEAFLTQMVKNRSFITLSRTRIPERNLQLLESLLLESSPEEKLIWNEISISIESAVEQLPPRCKEVFVLRKYEGLSVDEIAEKLNMSIRTVENHLYQAAKFLRNNLNPVMLLLILNKLF; translated from the coding sequence ATGCCTTTAGCTGAAGCTGACATTTGGATTGGTATAAAGAATGGCTCCGAACAGGCATTTCAGGATTTGTTCGATGTGCATTGGCAGCGCTGTTTTGCGCTTTCCTATAAGCTTTTACGCGACAGAGAGGCCGCGGAAGACCTGGTGCAGGATGTTTTTGTAGACCTATGGACGAGAAAAAAGCATCTGCTGATACACAATACAGAGGCATTCCTGACACAAATGGTAAAGAATCGGTCCTTTATCACTTTATCCCGAACCAGGATACCCGAACGCAATCTTCAGCTACTCGAAAGCCTTCTACTGGAAAGTTCACCAGAAGAGAAGCTTATCTGGAACGAAATCAGCATATCGATCGAATCAGCAGTAGAGCAACTCCCACCCCGCTGCAAAGAAGTGTTTGTTTTAAGGAAGTATGAAGGCCTTTCTGTAGATGAAATAGCAGAGAAACTGAACATGTCTATCCGTACGGTGGAGAATCACTTGTACCAAGCGGCTAAGTTCCTTCGGAACAACCTGAATCCTGTTATGCTATTGTTAATACTGAATAAGCTTTTTTAA
- a CDS encoding FecR family protein: MNKQKHWQQIFRNYLEGQASSSEKKLLDTFFEQHKLDHTTIWNDIEASQEEVKNNIRKKIAARLPAEPAQKVSWSKNRFIRAAAAIITLLTISSVLYLQLKTHTKESANAATIADTVKISTAPGERKQITLPDGSKVHLNSQSEISYSSRFGEATRQVALLGEAFFEVKRDTTRPFEVISTKLTTKVLGTSFNVNSYANNYTVTVATGKVKVIENESGQQHFFLLNPAEKAVFRDVSGTFEKTEATSEADFSWTKNTLEFDNLPFEDAIARIERWYGIKIRYDRHLKNANLTARYEQEPAENVLKSIAFLQNFHYQVLPDGTIQLTKNYK; encoded by the coding sequence ATGAATAAGCAGAAACACTGGCAACAAATCTTCAGGAATTATTTAGAAGGACAGGCAAGTAGCTCTGAAAAGAAACTACTGGATACTTTCTTTGAACAACACAAGCTGGACCACACTACTATCTGGAATGATATAGAGGCATCGCAAGAAGAAGTAAAAAACAACATCCGGAAAAAAATTGCCGCTCGCCTTCCTGCAGAGCCCGCTCAGAAAGTTAGCTGGAGCAAAAATAGATTTATCCGTGCGGCTGCTGCCATAATCACGCTCCTAACGATCAGCAGTGTGCTTTACCTGCAGCTCAAAACACATACGAAAGAGAGCGCTAATGCAGCGACTATAGCCGACACAGTAAAAATAAGTACTGCGCCCGGAGAAAGAAAGCAAATTACCCTACCTGATGGATCTAAAGTTCATCTGAACAGCCAAAGCGAAATTTCCTATAGCAGCAGATTTGGCGAAGCTACACGCCAGGTCGCCTTGTTGGGAGAAGCTTTTTTTGAGGTTAAAAGAGACACCACCAGGCCTTTTGAAGTAATATCCACAAAGCTTACTACCAAGGTACTGGGCACCTCCTTTAATGTTAACTCATACGCTAACAACTATACTGTAACAGTAGCTACAGGAAAAGTAAAAGTGATTGAAAACGAATCAGGACAACAGCATTTCTTTCTATTAAACCCTGCTGAGAAAGCCGTTTTTCGCGATGTAAGTGGCACGTTTGAAAAAACAGAAGCAACAAGCGAGGCTGATTTTAGCTGGACAAAAAACACTCTGGAATTCGATAATCTGCCATTCGAAGATGCCATTGCACGCATTGAGAGGTGGTACGGCATTAAAATTCGATACGACAGGCACCTAAAAAACGCCAACCTCACTGCCCGCTACGAGCAGGAACCTGCAGAAAATGTCCTGAAAAGTATAGCCTTCCTGCAGAACTTCCACTACCAAGTACTACCTGACGGCACTATTCAACTTACAAAAAACTACAAATAA
- a CDS encoding SusC/RagA family TonB-linked outer membrane protein, whose product MSQNLQAQKKSSTNRRCSALLLALLGFGPISGHAQAMQTKAVNLSIAEGSIQQVFKEIEAKTDYNFAYTQDVASLNRTFSLNGHNRSIDEVLQTLAKEGDLAFHRENNTISVSIASSSNVKKQDAATVSGFVKDDAGQPLPGVSVHLKGSTTGTITNADGKFTLNLSGTTQPVLVFAYLGFKTREFVPGNEQNFTVVLQEDTKSLQEVVVTALGIKKDKKSVGYAVQEVQGEDLVKAREGNMVSSLTGKVAGLTIRNSTDLFQDPSISLRGRKPLLVIDGVPDQTADLWKVNSDDVESITVLKGSTASALYGSIGRNGAIMITTKRGKGKDLSVEFNSSTMFQPGFIRIPEVQTTYGNGNNGRYAYVNGSGGGVEGSGWIWGPKLNQPDPNTPSGYWETPQYNSPVDPVTGQRQPLPWIARGKDNVKNFFETGLISTNSISITKASENGSIRAAASHIYQGGIVPNTDLNNTSFSLAANYALSPKLTSDVRISYNRQYTDNFPETGYGPTNYLYNLILWTGPDVDIRDLRNYWAAGREGEQQRHYNQSWYNNPYFQAYEYERGYYKDNTFGSVTLDYKLSPSFSAKYRTGVNVYGLTRSTKEPKSYVGYSDISRGNYYLSNENYFDIISDIILRYERKVSDNFTISAQAGAANNYQNLKSQNISTDGLTIPGFYNLGNSANPVLGTNTIEEQQKNSIYGVVDMEMFGAFYLSLTGRNDWISTLPLVNNSFFYPSVTGSLVLSDLITMPNTISYMKVRSSWSRVSEGSFRSYPYSHIAAYENGVKWNGTPSLYYGSTYINPNLHPETSDAWEAGLEVNLLKNRLGFDVTYYQAKDYNIINEIPVSSTSGYSYRLENGNVYQRKGIELVARATPIAANKFTWNVAANFSQYRRQLKEIFGGSEELNRLKPGDRTDKIFATVYETDPQGNIIYNSNGYPKNDPFSRFVGYDEPDWVYGVENSFKYGNFGLRFQVDGRIGGLLYSTTNQKMWWGGTHPGTVNQFRDQANAGEATFVGEGVVVVGGDVKYDSKGNIVEDTRVFAPNTKNVSYINYMINTSNAHNHNYHYYDETFLKLREVTLTYDLPAQLLQRIPVRAASLSFVGRNLLLWSKLPNVDPDSGVDNLQTPSTRSMGFNLNLKF is encoded by the coding sequence ATGTCTCAAAATTTACAGGCTCAAAAAAAGAGTAGCACCAACCGCAGGTGTTCTGCTCTACTGCTAGCTCTCCTGGGGTTTGGTCCAATCTCCGGACATGCCCAGGCAATGCAAACCAAGGCTGTCAACCTCTCGATAGCAGAAGGCAGCATTCAGCAGGTTTTTAAAGAAATAGAGGCAAAAACAGATTACAACTTTGCCTATACACAGGATGTGGCAAGCTTAAACAGGACCTTTTCTCTTAACGGCCACAATAGATCGATCGATGAGGTGCTTCAAACGTTAGCAAAAGAAGGTGATCTTGCTTTTCATAGAGAAAATAACACGATCTCAGTGAGCATAGCCAGCAGCAGCAATGTTAAAAAACAAGATGCTGCAACTGTTTCCGGATTTGTGAAAGACGATGCCGGCCAGCCCCTGCCTGGTGTATCTGTGCACTTAAAAGGAAGCACAACAGGTACCATAACTAATGCTGATGGAAAATTTACACTTAATCTATCTGGAACAACCCAGCCTGTTCTGGTTTTCGCATACCTTGGTTTTAAAACGCGTGAGTTTGTACCTGGCAACGAGCAAAACTTTACGGTAGTCCTTCAAGAAGATACGAAAAGTCTGCAGGAAGTTGTGGTGACGGCGCTGGGCATCAAGAAAGATAAAAAATCAGTGGGCTATGCCGTGCAGGAAGTACAGGGGGAAGATCTGGTAAAAGCGCGCGAAGGTAATATGGTGAGTTCACTTACAGGCAAGGTAGCTGGATTAACTATACGAAATTCTACCGACCTGTTTCAGGATCCCAGCATCAGCCTGCGTGGCAGAAAGCCACTTCTGGTTATAGATGGTGTACCCGATCAGACAGCTGATTTGTGGAAAGTTAATTCAGATGATGTGGAAAGCATTACAGTACTGAAAGGCTCTACCGCCTCTGCCCTTTATGGCTCAATAGGGCGTAACGGTGCTATCATGATTACAACTAAACGAGGGAAAGGCAAAGACCTTAGTGTTGAATTTAACTCTTCTACCATGTTTCAGCCGGGCTTTATCCGTATCCCAGAGGTGCAGACTACTTATGGCAATGGAAATAACGGACGCTATGCCTATGTTAACGGCTCAGGAGGTGGTGTAGAAGGTTCCGGCTGGATATGGGGACCAAAACTAAACCAACCGGACCCAAACACGCCAAGCGGATATTGGGAAACTCCCCAATACAACAGCCCGGTAGATCCTGTTACTGGTCAACGCCAGCCTTTACCCTGGATAGCAAGAGGCAAGGACAATGTAAAGAACTTCTTTGAAACAGGGCTTATATCTACCAACAGTATCAGCATCACAAAAGCATCTGAAAACGGTAGCATAAGAGCAGCGGCTTCACACATCTATCAGGGAGGCATTGTACCTAACACCGATCTGAACAACACTTCTTTTAGCCTTGCAGCCAATTATGCCTTATCGCCTAAGCTGACTTCTGATGTGCGTATCAGCTACAACAGGCAGTATACCGATAACTTTCCGGAAACCGGATACGGACCTACTAATTATCTGTACAACCTGATACTATGGACGGGCCCGGATGTGGATATTCGTGACCTGAGAAATTATTGGGCAGCTGGCCGGGAAGGTGAACAGCAAAGACATTATAACCAATCCTGGTATAATAATCCTTACTTCCAGGCTTACGAGTATGAGAGAGGCTACTACAAGGACAATACCTTTGGTTCAGTTACACTGGACTATAAACTAAGCCCGTCTTTCAGTGCCAAATACCGAACAGGTGTAAATGTTTATGGTCTTACCAGATCTACCAAAGAGCCGAAAAGCTATGTGGGGTATAGCGATATCTCCAGAGGTAACTACTACCTGAGCAACGAGAATTATTTTGATATCATATCAGATATTATCCTTCGCTATGAGCGCAAGGTTTCTGATAACTTCACTATCAGTGCACAGGCGGGAGCAGCCAATAACTATCAAAATCTGAAAAGCCAGAACATCAGCACCGATGGTCTTACCATTCCTGGCTTCTATAACCTGGGCAACTCCGCAAATCCGGTTTTAGGTACCAATACCATAGAAGAGCAGCAGAAAAATAGTATATACGGTGTGGTGGATATGGAAATGTTTGGAGCTTTTTACCTGAGCCTTACAGGCCGGAACGACTGGATTTCAACTTTGCCACTCGTGAACAACTCTTTTTTCTACCCTTCCGTAACTGGATCGCTTGTACTTTCTGATCTGATCACGATGCCTAATACTATTTCTTACATGAAAGTACGTAGCTCCTGGTCACGTGTTTCGGAAGGTAGTTTCAGGTCCTATCCTTACAGCCACATAGCTGCCTACGAAAATGGAGTAAAGTGGAACGGCACCCCTTCCTTATACTATGGTAGCACTTACATTAACCCTAACTTACATCCTGAAACCTCTGACGCTTGGGAGGCAGGCCTGGAAGTAAATCTGCTAAAGAACAGGCTGGGCTTCGATGTTACTTATTACCAGGCGAAAGACTATAATATCATTAACGAGATTCCTGTTTCCTCTACCAGTGGCTATAGTTATCGGTTAGAAAACGGTAACGTGTACCAGCGAAAAGGCATTGAACTGGTAGCTCGGGCAACACCCATTGCTGCTAATAAATTTACCTGGAATGTAGCAGCCAACTTCAGCCAATACCGCAGACAATTGAAAGAAATTTTCGGCGGTTCCGAAGAACTTAACAGATTAAAGCCAGGCGACAGAACAGATAAAATATTTGCTACTGTTTATGAAACAGATCCGCAGGGCAACATCATCTATAACAGCAACGGATATCCTAAAAATGATCCTTTCTCCCGTTTTGTAGGATACGACGAACCAGACTGGGTATACGGAGTTGAGAACAGCTTTAAATATGGCAACTTTGGCTTGAGGTTTCAGGTGGATGGCCGCATCGGCGGGCTACTTTATTCTACTACAAATCAAAAAATGTGGTGGGGAGGCACGCATCCGGGTACAGTGAACCAGTTCAGGGATCAAGCTAATGCAGGAGAAGCTACTTTTGTAGGAGAAGGCGTAGTAGTAGTTGGCGGAGATGTGAAATACGACAGCAAGGGTAATATTGTAGAAGACACCCGTGTTTTCGCTCCCAATACCAAAAATGTAAGCTACATCAATTACATGATTAATACCAGCAATGCGCATAATCACAATTACCACTACTACGACGAAACATTCCTGAAACTGCGCGAAGTGACACTGACGTATGATCTGCCTGCACAACTGCTGCAGCGGATACCTGTCAGAGCGGCTTCACTTTCATTTGTAGGGCGCAACCTGCTGCTGTGGTCTAAACTACCTAATGTAGATCCTGATTCAGGAGTAGACAACCTGCAAACACCATCTACTCGCAGCATGGGCTTTAACCTTAATCTTAAGTTTTAA